A window of Xiphophorus hellerii strain 12219 chromosome 19, Xiphophorus_hellerii-4.1, whole genome shotgun sequence contains these coding sequences:
- the tgfb3 gene encoding transforming growth factor beta-3 proprotein — MNLGKALLFFLLSNCVTMTFSLSTCTTVDIDHIKKKRVEAVRGQILSKLRMTSPPQTTGPSQVPLQVLALYNSTRELIEELGRDRQQSCGQDNTETEYYAKEIYKFNMINGPPENNDLSYCNNRITSKVFRFNVSIMEKNATNLFRAEFRALRIHNPNAKKNEQRIELYQILQKDDPKVKQRFIGGKNVLTKGIPEWISFDVTETVREWLMYGKTNLGLEISVHCPCHTFRKNGEIVENTNEVLEVKFEGMEGDYNDQKKQEEQKEQKEQPYPHLILMMIPPHRLDVHSSSRRRKRALDTNYCFNNYEENCCVRSLYINFRQDLGWRWIHQPEGYFANYCSGPCPYLRSADTTHSSLLSLYNTLNPEASASPCCVPQDLEPLTILYYVGRSPKVEQLSNMVVKSCKCS; from the exons ATGAATCTGGGCAAAGcacttctgtttttcctcctgtcaAACTGTGTGACAATGACTTTCTCGCTATCCACTTGCACCACCGTGGACATCGACcacataaagaaaaagagagtGGAGGCGGTCCGGGGACAGATTCTCAGCAAACTCCGGATGACGAGTCCGCCTCAGACTACAGGTCCGAGCCAGGTGCCGCTTCAGGTTCTGGCTCTGTACAACAGCACCAGGGAGCTCATAGAGGAGCTGGGAAGGGACCGGCAGCAGAGTTGCGGCCAGGATAACACAGAGACTGAGTACTACGCCAAAGAGATTTACAAGTTCAACATGATCAATGGCCCACCAGAAAACA ATGACCTCTCCTACTGCAATAATCGTATCACCTCCAAGGTTTTCCGCTTCAACGTGTCGATCATGGAGAAGAATGCCACCAATCTGTTCCGGGCTGAGTTTCGCGCCCTGCGGATCCACAATCCCAATGCCAAGAAAAACGAGCAGAGGATTGAGCTCTACCAG ATCCTCCAGAAAGACGACCCAAAAGTCAAACAGCGATTCATCGGGGGCAAGAACGTCCTGACCAAGGGCATCCCTGAGTGGATCTCCTTCGATGTGACTGAGACCGTGAGGGAATGGCTGATGTACGGAA AGACTAATCTTGGCCTGGAGATCAGTGTGCACTGTCCCTGTCACACTTTCAGGAAAAATGGTGAAATCGTTGAAAACACAAACGAAGTGCTGGAAGTCAAATTTGAAG GCATGGAAGGAGACTACAATGATCAGaagaagcaggaggagcagaAGGAGCAGAAGGAGCAGCCGTACCCTCACCTCATCCTCATGATGATTCCTCCCCACAGGCTGGACGTTCACTCCTCCTCCCGCAGGCGCAAGCGGGCACTCGACACCAATTACTGCTTCAA CAATTACGAGGAGAACTGCTGTGTGCGATCACTATATATTAATTTCCGTCAGGATTTGGGCTGGCGGTGGATCCACCAACCCGAGGGCTACTTTGCAAACTACTGCTCCGGTCCCTGTCCCTACCTTCGTAGTGCAGACACCACCCACAGTTCG CTGCTGAGCCTCTACAACACCCTGAACCCAGAAGCCTCCGCCTCACCCTGCTGCGTTCCTCAGGACCTGGAGCCACTCACCATCCTCTACTACGTGGGACGCTCCCCGAAAGTCGAGCAGCTCTCTAACATGGTCGTCAAGTCCTGCAAGTGCAGCTAA